The nucleotide sequence ATCCTGCCAAAGCGCCGACCATTGCGACCGATAAGAACGTGACCCCAAGGACCGCATTGAAGTTTGTGCCCAATCGAAGCCCCGTGTGCGCGATCAGCCCGACCACGGTGAGCGTTCCGATGGCCGAATGAACCCAGCGCCACAGGCGGTAATCGCCAAATTGAAACTTTGGGATTCGTTTGCGTAGCGAAAACGCTTGGCCGATCACCAACGCGCCCAGCAAACAGAACCCCGTGATTTGTCTTGCCAGATCGTCTCGCCACCACCAGTCAATCAGGCGGCGATCCGATTGGACGCTTTCGGCGAAAGCGATGACCGGGCCGAAACACCAGATCGCCAGCATGGCAAACGCCAACGCGGAAACCCACATCAGCGGACGCCCGCCCTGATCCGCGGACGATTCGGCGGGGGCACCTGTCAGTTCCGACACCAAGTTTGCGCAGCTTCCACAAGCCGTCGACGCGCCGCAGGCTTCCGCGATTCGCTTTGGTTGATCGCATCCCTGCTTGATCAGTTCACCGACGGTTCCTTTGGTCACGTTCAAACAGTTGCATATCACACTGTCATCGGGCCAATGATGTACAGACAAAGCGGCATCATCCAGCCATGGTGAACCACTCTTCACAAACCTGGTTCGTTGCGTCGGCCACATCCGTTGGTGATTCGATGTCGCCAAACGGACTTGTGGCAACTGATCCCATTGCCCCACACAGGACGCACCGACGATGCGTCCCTGTTCTAACAAGATCGCCCGGAATCCTGAATCGTCGGAGTGGTTCAGCACGACGCCGCCGCGTGATTCACCGATTTGTCGTCCAAACGTCGCGACTTGGACACCCAGAAGTTTCAATTCCGCGGACTCATCGGCACCCTCGAAGCTTGCGTCTTCACCGACCAAGTGTTGTGCCAGCACATCGGCCATGCGGTAACACGGTGCGACCAGTCCGAAAACGTGATCACGAAAGCGAACGCATTCGCCGATCGCATGAATTTTCGGGTCGCTCGTACAAAGATGTCGGTCGACGACAATGCCACCGCGAACGCTCGTTTCCAGTTCGGCGTCTTTGGCCAATTGGTCATTCGGACGGACCCCCGCGGCGATGATCACCAAATCCGCGACCATCGGATCACGGTTGCTGAAGGCTATCCGCAGACGCTGATCGTCCGTCGTTGTGATCGAATCGGTGCGGCAAGTGACGTGCACATCGACGCCGATCGATTCCACGTGTTGGCGTAGGCGCTTGGCGGCTTTGGAATCCAACTGCCTTGGCATCAACCCCGGGGCACGTTCCACCACTGATGCCGACAGCCCCAGGTCGATCATGACTTTCGCCGCTTCCAATCCTAGTAGGCCACCACCAATGACCAGTCCGGTGGAAGCTCCGGTTTCGTCAACATGTCGACGAATGGACTGCAAATCCTGCAGAGTGCGATAAACGAAAACGCCGGCCAGGTCCGCGCCGGGAATCGGAGGAACGAACGCCGAAGATCCTGTCGCCAGCACCAATCGATCGTACGGGTGCCGCACGCCGTTTGAATCAACGACCTCGCACTTTGTTTGATCGATACAGCTGATCCGGCGTCCGGTGTGCAGTTCAATTCGATGGTTGGCGTACCACTGACGGTCGGCCAACAGTAAATCGTCTTCGCTGCGACCGCCAAAGTACGACGACAAATGAACGCGATCGTATGCCGGCGTCGGTTCGTCACCGATCAGCGTGATTTGATAGAAGTGATTTGCATTGCGTTTGACCAGACGGTCGCATAACCCCCAACCGGCCATGCCGCCACCGACAATGACCAAGCGTTCGTGAGCGTTCGATGCCGGATCCCCGGTCGGCACGGTCCGCAGCGATGCGGGATCGGTCGGCGAATCGGGAAATGTTTGCATGCAGCGGCCGAGACCAAGAAGCGAATCGCGAATGAAACTTCGCAACGGATTCCCGGATCACCCATCATCCAAGCCGACCCATCTGCGGAAACCGAATTGCAGGAGGACGGATCTGTTCGTTGTGGGCGGACCGAAAGCCGCAGCGTTGCCTCGCACGCATTCGCAACCGCAGCGCCACAACGTCGTCGGAGGTCGATGAAAAATGACAACGGAGTTGGAACCGACGTCGTGGCCTTGGTAACGGCATTCGCTTGCCCGCAAAGGCCCGGGCGAAAACGAATCGTTCCTAATGTCGATGCTGTGGGGAACGGCCGTACGCTTCCGTAATGCCCGAAAACAAGGCAGGGTGACGCGTGAAACCTTATCTGGGCAATGATGCGATGTTTGATCGCATTGAGCGTCCGGTGGTGCTAGATCATTTGCCGAATGTCGTGGCTGAAACTCGGGAAGACGAACAAGGTGGATTTAACTTCCGCTGCCGTCAAATTGTGTTTCATGGCCATCGCGAACAGGTTGATCGTTTCTTCGGCACCGGGGCCCAAAAGATGGGCACCAAGGATTGCATCGGAGTCGCGGTCAATCAGAACCTTGTAACCGGCCACCGTCTTGCCGGTTTTTCGTACGCTGCTCCAGTCGCTCATGTCACCGGTTCGCACGTCCAGATCGGCTGACGTTTGGCGGGCCTGTTCTTCCGACAATCCGACCGAAGCGATTGCGGGGGTGGTAAAGCATGCATGCGGAACCATCCCGTAATCGGGGCTTCGTACCGGACGATCCGCGAAAAGATTCTTTGCTACGATCCTGGCGTCTTCATTGGCCACCGGTGTTAAACGTGGTTGGGCCGTACGGGCGCAATCACCCACCGCATAAACTCTTTCGTTGGATTGGCTCCGCAGATGCGCATCGACCGACACGCCATCTTGATCGTGTTGGATCCCAGCGACGTCCAACTGCATTCGATCGATGTTGGGAACGCGGCCGGCGCCATGGACCACACAGTCAGCCGCCACCGTCTGGCCGTCACGCAGTTTGATACGACGTGATTCGTCACCCAGAACGTCGATGCCTTCGATGGTTTGGTTCAACAGAAACTGGATGCCCAGTTGATGAGAAAGCGCCGTCAACGTTTTCACCAGATCAGGATCAAAGCCCGACAGAACGCTTGAGTTCTTTTCGATGATGGTCACCCGTGAACCGGCCCGCGCCGCTACGTGGGCGAATTCCATCGAGATGTAGCCGCCACCGACGAATGCGATGTGTCGTGGCAACTGTGAAAGGTCCAGAAAAACATCACTGGAAATCAAGCACTCGCTGTTTGGAAAACTCAGCGTTCGCGGACGACCACCGGTTGCGATGACGATTCGATCAGCTTCATAAAGTTCACCCGCAATGGACAGCGTGCTGACGCCAATGAATTTGGCCGTCCCGTGCAGTGTGGTGATGCCGGAATCCCGAAACGACGCTTCGGATCCCTCGGCCACAGGACGAGTGAAGGTTTCCTTAAACGCGTGCAGTTTTTCCCAATCGATTCGAGTGGATACATCGGCCACCAATTGACCGTTGGATCGTCGGACGCGGTCCAGCAATTGCCCGGCATTCACATAGACTTTTTTTGGATTGCACCCGCGCAGGGCACAAGTGCCCCCGAAGGTGCGCTCGTCAACAATCGCAACCCGTTTGCCAGTTTCGGCGATTTTGCTGGCGACGGTTCCACCGGCGGGACCAGTCCCAATGACGATCAAATCAAAATGGGTGGGCGAAGACA is from Crateriforma conspicua and encodes:
- a CDS encoding FAD-dependent oxidoreductase, with the translated sequence MQTFPDSPTDPASLRTVPTGDPASNAHERLVIVGGGMAGWGLCDRLVKRNANHFYQITLIGDEPTPAYDRVHLSSYFGGRSEDDLLLADRQWYANHRIELHTGRRISCIDQTKCEVVDSNGVRHPYDRLVLATGSSAFVPPIPGADLAGVFVYRTLQDLQSIRRHVDETGASTGLVIGGGLLGLEAAKVMIDLGLSASVVERAPGLMPRQLDSKAAKRLRQHVESIGVDVHVTCRTDSITTTDDQRLRIAFSNRDPMVADLVIIAAGVRPNDQLAKDAELETSVRGGIVVDRHLCTSDPKIHAIGECVRFRDHVFGLVAPCYRMADVLAQHLVGEDASFEGADESAELKLLGVQVATFGRQIGESRGGVVLNHSDDSGFRAILLEQGRIVGASCVGQWDQLPQVRLATSNHQRMWPTQRTRFVKSGSPWLDDAALSVHHWPDDSVICNCLNVTKGTVGELIKQGCDQPKRIAEACGASTACGSCANLVSELTGAPAESSADQGGRPLMWVSALAFAMLAIWCFGPVIAFAESVQSDRRLIDWWWRDDLARQITGFCLLGALVIGQAFSLRKRIPKFQFGDYRLWRWVHSAIGTLTVVGLIAHTGLRLGTNFNAVLGVTFLSVAMVGALAGLVTAMESRQRGPSALRWKRWRGWFSKLHFFLAWPLPILIAIHVVSFYWFRD
- a CDS encoding dihydrolipoyl dehydrogenase family protein — encoded protein: MSSPTHFDLIVIGTGPAGGTVASKIAETGKRVAIVDERTFGGTCALRGCNPKKVYVNAGQLLDRVRRSNGQLVADVSTRIDWEKLHAFKETFTRPVAEGSEASFRDSGITTLHGTAKFIGVSTLSIAGELYEADRIVIATGGRPRTLSFPNSECLISSDVFLDLSQLPRHIAFVGGGYISMEFAHVAARAGSRVTIIEKNSSVLSGFDPDLVKTLTALSHQLGIQFLLNQTIEGIDVLGDESRRIKLRDGQTVAADCVVHGAGRVPNIDRMQLDVAGIQHDQDGVSVDAHLRSQSNERVYAVGDCARTAQPRLTPVANEDARIVAKNLFADRPVRSPDYGMVPHACFTTPAIASVGLSEEQARQTSADLDVRTGDMSDWSSVRKTGKTVAGYKVLIDRDSDAILGAHLLGPGAEETINLFAMAMKHNLTAAEVKSTLFVFPSFSHDIRQMI